In Streptomyces sp. DG2A-72, one genomic interval encodes:
- a CDS encoding DUF6069 family protein, translating into MSARTRRLGVTALAVLAPVLVWLVADPLLGRRLRIADGEQTLDIGAVPVAVVALLASLSGWGLLAALERFGARRARAIWTGVAGAVLAVSFLPFIGNGMDGGTRVSSH; encoded by the coding sequence GTGAGCGCGCGGACAAGGCGCCTGGGGGTTACGGCCCTGGCCGTTCTGGCCCCCGTCCTGGTGTGGCTGGTCGCGGACCCACTGCTGGGGCGCCGGCTGCGGATCGCCGACGGTGAGCAGACGCTCGACATCGGCGCCGTGCCCGTGGCGGTCGTCGCACTGCTCGCGTCGCTTTCCGGCTGGGGACTGCTGGCCGCCCTGGAGCGGTTCGGGGCGCGGCGCGCCCGCGCCATCTGGACCGGGGTGGCCGGCGCCGTACTGGCCGTGTCCTTCCTGCCGTTCATCGGCAACGGCATGGACGGCGGCACCCGGGTCTCCTCGCACTGA
- a CDS encoding class I SAM-dependent methyltransferase, producing the protein MLTVDFSRFPLAPGDRVLDLGCGAGRHAFECYRRGAQVVALDQNTEEISEVAKWFAAMKEAGEAPEGATATAMEGDALALPFPDESFDVVIISEVLEHIPDDKGVLAEMVRVLKPGGRIAVTVPRYGPEKVCWALSDAYHEVEGGHIRIYKADELVGKIKEAGLEPYGSHHAHALHSPYWWLKCAFGVDNDKALPVKAYHKLLVWDIMKKPLATRVAEQALNPLIGKSFVVYATKPHLPRLTEAEVAAK; encoded by the coding sequence GTGCTGACCGTCGACTTCTCCCGGTTCCCGCTCGCCCCGGGCGACCGTGTGCTGGACCTCGGCTGCGGTGCCGGCCGGCACGCGTTCGAGTGTTATCGGCGGGGTGCGCAGGTCGTGGCCCTCGACCAGAACACCGAGGAGATCAGTGAGGTCGCGAAGTGGTTCGCGGCGATGAAGGAGGCGGGGGAGGCACCGGAGGGGGCCACCGCGACCGCCATGGAGGGGGACGCCCTCGCGCTGCCCTTCCCGGACGAGTCCTTCGACGTCGTGATCATCTCCGAGGTGCTGGAGCACATCCCGGACGACAAGGGCGTACTCGCGGAGATGGTGCGGGTGTTGAAGCCCGGCGGGCGGATCGCGGTCACCGTCCCCCGCTACGGCCCCGAGAAGGTCTGCTGGGCCCTGTCCGACGCCTACCACGAGGTCGAGGGCGGCCATATCCGCATCTACAAGGCGGACGAACTGGTCGGGAAGATCAAGGAGGCGGGGCTCGAGCCGTACGGCAGTCACCACGCCCACGCCCTCCACAGCCCCTACTGGTGGCTCAAGTGCGCGTTCGGCGTCGACAACGACAAGGCGCTGCCGGTCAAGGCGTACCACAAGCTGCTGGTCTGGGACATCATGAAGAAGCCCCTGGCGACGAGGGTCGCCGAGCAGGCGCTGAACCCGCTGATCGGCAAGAGTTTCGTGGTCTACGCGACCAAGCCCCACCTCCCGCGTCTCACCGAAGCCGAGGTGGCCGCCAAGTGA
- a CDS encoding phosphotransferase encodes MQPPGRLLGSGRDADVYEIDTAWVLRRSRQGWGNAAAEGAVMEHVRAYGYPVPRVRLSDCSRTDLVMERLSGPTMLEACVAGSLGPPEGGAILARLLRDLHTIPARRSQTARILHLDLHPENVILTPDGPRVIDWTNTEEGDPALDWAISSMILAQVAVADTPLAAPATTLLTSLLADPSHLTDDAVTEARRRRAANPTMSGREVELLGAAEEMIRSIES; translated from the coding sequence ATGCAGCCACCGGGGAGACTGCTCGGCTCCGGCCGTGACGCCGACGTGTATGAGATCGACACGGCGTGGGTCCTGCGCCGCAGCCGGCAGGGGTGGGGGAACGCGGCGGCCGAGGGTGCCGTGATGGAGCACGTGCGCGCGTACGGCTACCCGGTCCCGCGGGTGCGGCTGTCCGACTGCTCCCGGACCGACTTGGTGATGGAACGCCTGTCGGGCCCCACGATGCTGGAGGCGTGCGTCGCCGGTTCGCTGGGTCCGCCAGAGGGCGGCGCCATCCTCGCCCGCCTCCTGCGCGACCTGCACACCATCCCCGCCCGCCGCTCCCAGACGGCCCGTATCCTCCACCTCGACCTGCACCCCGAGAACGTCATCCTCACCCCCGACGGCCCCCGAGTGATCGACTGGACCAACACGGAGGAGGGCGACCCGGCCCTGGACTGGGCCATCTCGTCGATGATCCTCGCCCAGGTCGCCGTCGCCGACACCCCACTCGCAGCCCCCGCCACCACCCTGCTCACGAGCCTCCTCGCCGACCCCTCCCACCTCACGGACGACGCGGTGACCGAGGCCCGGCGACGGCGTGCGGCCAACCCGACGATGAGCGGGAGAGAGGTCGAACTCCTGGGCGCGGCGGAAGAAATGATCCGGTCGATCGAGTCCTGA
- a CDS encoding prenyltransferase — MTTPRTEHLVLPGVLTPEEAAATVAGILAVQREDGAIPWFRGHHLDPWDHVEAAMGLDAAGEHEAAERAYLWLAAHQNEDGSWYAAYHDGDVGAVTDRGRETNFVAYAAVGVWHHYLATGDDTFLDRMWPVVYAAIEFVLCLQQPGGQIGWKREDDGTGVNDALLTGSSSIHQALRCALAIAEQREEPQPDWELAVGALRHAIRRHPERFLDKDRYSMDWYYPVLGGVLTDAEAKSRIEADWDRFVVPGLGVRCVDPNPWVTGGESAELALALWAMGESDHALDILQSIQHLRDPETGLYWTGYVFEDHTVWPRELTTWTAGSLLLAVAALGGHEATCAVFGGDRLPRGLDPDCCG; from the coding sequence GTGACCACCCCCCGGACAGAACACCTCGTCCTGCCCGGGGTCCTCACCCCCGAGGAGGCCGCCGCGACCGTCGCCGGCATCCTCGCCGTGCAGCGGGAGGACGGCGCGATCCCGTGGTTCCGGGGGCATCACCTCGACCCGTGGGACCACGTCGAGGCGGCGATGGGCCTGGACGCGGCCGGTGAACACGAGGCCGCCGAGCGGGCGTACCTGTGGCTGGCGGCCCATCAGAACGAGGACGGTTCGTGGTACGCGGCGTACCACGACGGCGATGTCGGCGCGGTCACCGACCGGGGCCGCGAGACGAACTTCGTCGCCTATGCGGCCGTAGGCGTCTGGCACCACTACCTGGCGACCGGCGACGACACCTTCCTGGACCGCATGTGGCCCGTCGTCTACGCGGCGATCGAGTTCGTGCTGTGCCTCCAGCAGCCGGGCGGGCAGATCGGCTGGAAGCGCGAGGACGACGGCACGGGCGTGAACGACGCGCTGCTGACCGGGAGTTCGTCGATCCATCAAGCGCTGCGCTGCGCGCTCGCCATCGCCGAGCAGCGTGAAGAGCCGCAGCCGGACTGGGAGTTGGCGGTCGGCGCGCTGCGGCACGCGATCCGCCGGCACCCCGAGCGGTTCCTCGACAAGGACCGCTACTCGATGGACTGGTACTACCCGGTGCTGGGCGGCGTGTTGACGGACGCGGAGGCCAAGTCCCGGATCGAGGCGGACTGGGACCGCTTCGTCGTGCCCGGCCTCGGGGTGCGCTGCGTCGACCCCAACCCGTGGGTGACGGGCGGGGAATCGGCCGAACTCGCCCTGGCACTCTGGGCGATGGGCGAGTCCGACCACGCGCTGGACATCCTGCAGTCGATCCAGCACCTGCGGGACCCGGAGACCGGCCTGTACTGGACGGGCTACGTATTCGAGGACCACACGGTCTGGCCCCGCGAGCTGACCACCTGGACAGCCGGCTCCCTTCTCCTCGCGGTCGCCGCTCTCGGCGGCCACGAGGCCACGTGCGCGGTGTTCGGTGGGGACCGCCTGCCGAGGGGACTGGACCCCGACTGTTGCGGCTGA
- a CDS encoding ferredoxin, with the protein MGDRWQVEVDRSICIGSAQCVHHAPDGFRLDPGRQSHPVDPETDANEQILEAAESCPVEAIMITLLGSGEPVFPPED; encoded by the coding sequence ATGGGCGACCGCTGGCAGGTCGAGGTCGACCGCTCCATCTGCATCGGCTCCGCCCAGTGCGTCCACCACGCCCCGGACGGCTTCCGCCTCGACCCCGGACGGCAGTCCCACCCCGTCGACCCCGAGACGGACGCCAACGAACAGATCCTGGAGGCGGCGGAGAGCTGCCCGGTGGAGGCCATCATGATCACCCTGCTGGGGAGCGGGGAGCCGGTGTTTCCGCCGGAGGATTAG
- a CDS encoding MBL fold metallo-hydrolase, translating into MAQVSDHGGGVRSIQVPIPDNPLGHTLVYVVDTDRGPVLIDTGWDDPTSWDTLADGLAACGTSPAGIHGVVITHHHPDHHGLSAKVREASGAWIAMHEADTALVRRARSTGPGRWASYMTGKLTAVGAPEEHIAPLRTARLRSGVPGLSPALPDREIVPGELLDLPGRRLRAIWTPGHTPGHVCLHLEEEHPSQLPGHGRLFSGDHLLPEITPHIGLYEDPDDATVTDPLGDYLDSLERVGRLAPAEVLPAHQHTFTDAPARVRELLTHHEARLTGLLTLLAEPLTPWQLAVRMEWNRPWDQIPYGSRNIAVSEAEAHLRRLVKLGRAEAVTGTDPVAYVAAY; encoded by the coding sequence ATGGCGCAGGTGTCCGATCACGGCGGTGGCGTGCGGTCGATCCAGGTCCCCATCCCCGACAACCCCCTCGGGCACACGCTCGTGTACGTCGTCGACACCGACCGCGGACCGGTCCTGATCGACACCGGCTGGGACGACCCGACGTCGTGGGACACGCTCGCCGACGGGCTCGCGGCATGCGGGACTTCACCCGCCGGCATTCACGGCGTGGTCATCACGCATCACCACCCCGACCACCACGGCCTGTCCGCCAAGGTCCGCGAGGCGTCCGGCGCGTGGATCGCGATGCACGAGGCGGACACGGCACTCGTACGACGGGCCCGCTCGACCGGCCCCGGGCGCTGGGCGTCGTACATGACCGGCAAGCTCACCGCGGTCGGCGCCCCCGAGGAGCACATCGCGCCCCTGCGCACCGCCCGCCTCCGCTCCGGCGTCCCCGGCCTCTCCCCCGCCCTGCCCGACCGCGAGATCGTCCCCGGCGAACTCCTCGACCTCCCCGGCCGCCGCCTGCGCGCGATCTGGACGCCGGGCCACACACCGGGCCACGTCTGCCTGCACCTGGAGGAAGAGCACCCCTCTCAACTCCCGGGCCACGGACGCCTGTTCTCCGGCGACCACCTGCTCCCCGAGATCACCCCGCACATCGGTCTGTACGAGGACCCCGACGACGCCACCGTCACCGATCCCCTCGGCGACTACCTCGACTCCCTCGAACGCGTAGGCCGCCTGGCCCCCGCCGAAGTACTCCCCGCCCACCAGCACACCTTCACCGACGCACCCGCCCGCGTACGGGAGTTGCTCACCCACCACGAGGCCCGCCTCACCGGCCTCCTCACCCTCCTCGCCGAACCCCTCACCCCCTGGCAACTCGCCGTCCGCATGGAGTGGAACCGTCCCTGGGACCAGATCCCGTACGGCTCCAGGAACATCGCCGTCTCCGAGGCAGAGGCCCATCTGCGACGGCTGGTGAAGCTGGGGCGCGCGGAGGCGGTGACGGGGACGGATCCGGTGGCGTACGTGGCGGCGTACTGA
- a CDS encoding TetR/AcrR family transcriptional regulator — MTAQQENQTTRRRAPGMSPEERRAMIIQTAIPLIAEYGAAVTTAKIARAAGIGEGTIFRVFADKDELLQACIAEALSPEHAVRELDAIDVSQPLPDRLAEAAEALQAHMSRMGAILGSLGHRGGKHPGTVRGAGRNESTTRIRAALAELLEPDKAALRRPPEQIAALFFGLLFIQPRTEDEPDLTPQELVEVFLHGALSGSAK; from the coding sequence ATGACAGCACAGCAGGAGAACCAGACCACCCGCCGTCGCGCCCCCGGCATGTCGCCGGAGGAGCGGCGCGCGATGATCATCCAGACCGCGATCCCGCTGATCGCCGAGTACGGCGCCGCGGTGACCACCGCGAAGATCGCCCGCGCCGCGGGCATCGGAGAGGGCACGATCTTCCGGGTCTTCGCCGACAAGGACGAGCTGCTGCAGGCATGCATTGCCGAGGCGCTCTCCCCCGAGCACGCGGTCCGCGAGCTCGACGCGATCGACGTATCCCAGCCGCTGCCCGACCGGCTCGCGGAGGCGGCCGAGGCGCTGCAGGCCCACATGTCCAGGATGGGCGCGATCCTCGGCTCGCTGGGGCATCGGGGTGGCAAGCACCCCGGCACGGTGCGCGGCGCGGGCCGCAACGAGTCGACGACCCGTATCCGCGCGGCCCTCGCGGAGCTGCTGGAGCCCGACAAGGCCGCCCTGCGCCGACCGCCGGAGCAGATCGCCGCCCTCTTCTTCGGGCTGCTCTTCATCCAGCCGCGTACGGAGGACGAGCCCGACCTGACCCCGCAGGAACTGGTGGAGGTCTTCCTGCACGGGGCGCTCTCGGGGAGCGCCAAGTGA
- a CDS encoding SCO2322 family protein codes for MRLRRAAALLLTLLVLAPATGQAQAVGYRYWSFWDRDGNTWTYATQGPSTAVPSDGDVQGFRFAVSEDSADATKPRSTADFTSICANTPPKDGKKRIALVIDFGTATDAPEGETPPQPRTACAVVSPDATTAEALVTVAKPLRYNTNALLCAIAGYPKTGCGEPVTKENDSTSKPTETGGRKDGGPSVGLLAGAGVVALLGAAAVWQARRRKHD; via the coding sequence GTGAGGCTCCGTCGTGCTGCGGCCCTGCTGCTGACGTTGCTCGTCCTGGCGCCGGCCACCGGGCAGGCGCAAGCCGTCGGCTACCGCTACTGGTCGTTCTGGGACCGGGACGGAAACACGTGGACGTACGCCACGCAGGGCCCGTCCACCGCAGTCCCCTCCGACGGCGACGTCCAGGGCTTCCGCTTCGCCGTGAGCGAGGACTCGGCAGACGCGACCAAGCCCCGCAGCACGGCCGACTTCACCTCGATCTGCGCCAACACCCCACCGAAGGACGGCAAGAAGCGGATCGCCCTGGTCATCGACTTCGGTACGGCGACGGACGCGCCCGAGGGAGAAACCCCACCACAGCCCCGTACGGCTTGCGCGGTGGTCTCCCCCGACGCAACCACCGCCGAGGCCCTGGTCACGGTCGCCAAACCCCTCCGCTACAACACCAACGCCCTCCTCTGCGCCATCGCGGGCTATCCCAAGACGGGGTGCGGGGAGCCGGTGACGAAGGAGAACGACAGCACCTCGAAGCCGACAGAGACAGGGGGCAGGAAGGACGGCGGCCCGTCGGTGGGACTGCTGGCGGGTGCGGGGGTGGTGGCCTTGCTGGGCGCAGCGGCGGTGTGGCAAGCAAGGCGGCGCAAGCATGACTAG
- a CDS encoding GYD domain-containing protein yields the protein MPKYLIKVRLTVDGLKGLLNEGAAARRQVVERMVQGLGGRLESQYWAFGDDDVYVTAELPDNTSAAAIGLVTSAAGGVRTSTVVLLSPEEIDEAIRRNVEYRAPGA from the coding sequence ATGCCGAAGTACCTCATCAAGGTCAGGTTGACCGTCGACGGGCTGAAGGGCCTGCTCAACGAAGGCGCAGCCGCGCGCCGCCAGGTCGTCGAGCGCATGGTCCAGGGACTCGGGGGCCGGCTCGAGTCGCAGTACTGGGCCTTCGGCGACGACGACGTCTACGTCACGGCGGAACTCCCGGACAACACCTCGGCGGCGGCCATCGGCCTGGTCACGTCGGCGGCGGGCGGCGTCCGCACGAGCACGGTCGTCCTCCTCTCCCCCGAAGAGATCGACGAGGCGATCCGCCGGAACGTGGAGTACAGGGCCCCAGGCGCCTGA
- a CDS encoding TetR family transcriptional regulator yields the protein MPADASTSHPASPPLTERQEARRRRILHASAQLASRGGFDAVQMREVAESSQVALGTLYRYFPSKVHLLVATMQDQLEHMHGTLRKKPPAGETAAERVAETLMRAFRALQREPHLADAMVRALTFADRSVSPEVDQVSRQTTVIILDAMGLENPTPEQLSAVRVIEHTWHSALITWLSGRASIAQVKIDIETVCRLIDLTDPEHT from the coding sequence ATGCCTGCGGACGCCAGTACCTCGCACCCTGCCTCCCCGCCCCTCACCGAGCGGCAGGAGGCACGCCGTCGTCGCATCCTGCACGCGAGCGCGCAGCTGGCGAGCCGGGGTGGTTTCGACGCGGTGCAGATGCGGGAGGTCGCGGAGTCCTCGCAGGTGGCGCTCGGCACGCTGTACCGGTACTTCCCGTCCAAGGTGCATCTGCTGGTCGCCACGATGCAGGACCAGTTGGAGCACATGCACGGCACGCTGCGGAAGAAGCCGCCGGCCGGGGAGACGGCGGCGGAGCGGGTCGCCGAGACTCTGATGCGGGCGTTCCGCGCCCTGCAGCGCGAGCCGCATCTCGCCGACGCGATGGTCCGCGCCCTCACCTTCGCGGACCGCAGTGTCTCGCCCGAGGTCGACCAGGTCTCCCGTCAGACGACCGTGATCATCCTGGACGCTATGGGCCTGGAGAACCCCACGCCCGAGCAGCTCTCCGCCGTCCGCGTCATCGAGCACACCTGGCACTCGGCGCTGATCACCTGGCTCTCGGGCCGTGCCTCGATCGCCCAGGTGAAGATCGACATCGAGACCGTGTGCAGGCTGATCGATCTGACGGACCCCGAGCACACATAA
- a CDS encoding prenyltransferase/squalene oxidase repeat-containing protein, translated as MNVRRSAAVLAALVTIGASTPAVAAPSPSPSAAVPDGLYGSTDPTYDGVWRQSLALIAQIKSDVKPAAEAIDWLLGQQCGNGAFAAFRAEPAKACDAKVMVDTNSTAAAAQALSLAGDGDHMDVAMKAAQWLKSVQNKDGGWGYAPGGPSDANSTSVVIGALNAIGQDPETAVTDGKSPFDALRELALPCAEGGAFAYQPDKKGKLTANADATAAAVVAMKGMSMESAKAAADTDLACADATRPAPDRAAANGASYLAETVRKDGYLKSALAGAEDQPDYGNTADAVVALAVTGGPKTAQKPLTWLEQNSATWAEQNGPAAYAQLILAAHATGTDPRDFGGTDLVKQLNTTGPAPQPTEQAAAPAEKSDDDSSSNVWWIVGVGLVAGIGIGFLLSGRNKRQQP; from the coding sequence ATGAACGTCCGCCGCAGCGCCGCGGTCCTGGCCGCCCTCGTCACGATCGGCGCGTCCACGCCGGCCGTCGCCGCCCCGTCCCCCTCCCCGTCGGCAGCGGTACCGGACGGGCTGTACGGCAGCACCGACCCGACGTACGACGGTGTCTGGCGCCAGTCACTGGCCCTGATCGCGCAGATCAAGTCGGACGTGAAGCCCGCGGCCGAGGCCATCGACTGGCTGCTCGGGCAGCAGTGCGGGAACGGGGCGTTCGCGGCCTTCCGCGCCGAGCCCGCCAAGGCCTGTGACGCCAAGGTCATGGTCGACACCAACAGCACGGCCGCCGCGGCCCAGGCCCTGTCCCTGGCCGGCGACGGCGATCACATGGACGTCGCCATGAAGGCCGCGCAGTGGCTGAAGTCGGTACAGAACAAGGACGGTGGCTGGGGCTACGCCCCCGGCGGACCCAGCGACGCCAACTCGACCTCCGTCGTCATCGGCGCCCTCAACGCCATCGGCCAGGACCCCGAGACCGCGGTGACCGACGGCAAGTCGCCCTTCGACGCCCTGCGCGAACTGGCCCTGCCGTGCGCCGAAGGCGGCGCCTTCGCCTACCAGCCGGACAAGAAGGGCAAGCTGACCGCCAACGCCGATGCGACGGCGGCGGCCGTGGTCGCCATGAAGGGCATGAGCATGGAGTCGGCGAAGGCCGCCGCCGACACGGACCTCGCCTGCGCCGACGCCACCCGACCCGCCCCGGACCGGGCCGCCGCCAACGGCGCGTCCTACCTGGCCGAGACCGTACGCAAGGACGGCTACCTGAAGTCCGCGCTCGCCGGTGCCGAGGACCAGCCCGACTACGGCAACACCGCGGACGCGGTCGTCGCCCTCGCCGTGACGGGCGGGCCGAAGACGGCGCAGAAGCCGCTGACCTGGCTCGAGCAGAACTCCGCGACCTGGGCCGAGCAGAACGGCCCCGCCGCCTACGCCCAGCTGATCCTCGCCGCCCACGCCACGGGCACCGACCCCCGCGACTTCGGCGGCACGGACCTGGTCAAGCAGCTCAACACGACGGGCCCGGCCCCGCAGCCCACCGAACAGGCCGCCGCACCCGCCGAGAAGAGCGACGACGACTCCTCCTCAAACGTCTGGTGGATCGTCGGCGTCGGTCTCGTCGCCGGTATCGGCATCGGCTTCCTGCTGAGCGGCCGCAACAAGAGGCAGCAGCCGTGA
- a CDS encoding aldehyde dehydrogenase — protein sequence MTELVEHGQLFIGGELTDPLGKDVIEVISPHTEEVIGRVPHASQADVDRAVAAARTAFDEGPWPRMSLDERIAVVTRIKDAIAVRHEEIARVISSENGSPYSWSVLAQALGAMMVWDAAITVARDYVYEETRTGVLGRILVRREPVGVVAAVVPWNVPQFVAAAKLAPALLTGCTVVLKPSPESPLDAYILGEIAKEAGLPEGVLSILPADREVSEYLVGHPGVDKVAFTGSVAAGKRVMEVAARNLTRVTLELGGKSAAVVLPDADVETTVAGIVPAAWMNNGQACVAQSRILLPRSRYDEFAEALAAAAGALVVGDPLDTATQVGPLVAKRQQQRSLDYIRIGQEEGAKILTGGGRPAGLERGWYVEPTLFGDVDNSMRIAREEIFGPVICLLPYGDEDEALKIANDSDYGLSGSVWTADVEHGIEVARQVRTGTYNVNTFSLDMLGPFGGYKNSGLGREFGPEGYGEYLEHKMIHLPAGWEA from the coding sequence ATGACCGAGCTCGTGGAACACGGACAACTGTTCATCGGCGGGGAGTTGACCGACCCCCTGGGCAAGGACGTCATCGAGGTGATCTCGCCGCATACGGAAGAGGTCATCGGACGCGTGCCGCACGCGTCGCAGGCGGACGTGGACCGGGCCGTCGCCGCCGCGCGCACCGCTTTCGACGAGGGGCCCTGGCCGCGGATGTCGCTGGACGAGCGGATCGCGGTGGTCACCCGGATCAAGGACGCGATCGCCGTACGGCACGAGGAGATCGCCCGCGTGATCTCCTCCGAGAACGGATCGCCGTACTCCTGGAGCGTCCTCGCCCAGGCGCTCGGCGCGATGATGGTCTGGGACGCGGCGATCACCGTCGCGCGGGACTATGTGTACGAGGAGACGCGCACCGGCGTGCTCGGCCGCATCCTCGTGCGCCGCGAGCCCGTCGGGGTCGTCGCGGCCGTCGTCCCCTGGAACGTCCCGCAGTTCGTCGCCGCCGCCAAGCTCGCGCCCGCGCTGCTCACCGGCTGCACGGTCGTGCTCAAGCCGTCGCCCGAGTCGCCGCTGGACGCGTACATCCTCGGCGAGATCGCGAAGGAGGCCGGGCTGCCGGAAGGCGTGCTGTCGATCCTGCCGGCCGACCGCGAGGTCAGCGAGTACCTGGTCGGGCACCCCGGCGTCGACAAGGTCGCCTTCACCGGCTCGGTCGCCGCGGGGAAACGGGTGATGGAGGTGGCCGCCCGCAACCTCACCCGCGTGACACTGGAGCTGGGCGGCAAGTCGGCGGCGGTCGTGCTGCCGGACGCGGACGTCGAGACGACGGTCGCCGGGATCGTCCCCGCCGCCTGGATGAACAACGGACAGGCCTGCGTCGCCCAGAGCCGCATCCTGCTGCCGCGCTCCCGCTACGACGAGTTCGCCGAGGCCCTCGCCGCCGCCGCGGGCGCGCTGGTGGTCGGCGACCCGCTGGACACGGCCACCCAGGTCGGCCCGCTGGTGGCAAAACGCCAGCAGCAGCGCAGCCTCGACTACATCCGCATCGGCCAGGAGGAGGGCGCCAAGATCCTCACGGGCGGCGGGCGTCCGGCGGGCTTGGAGCGCGGCTGGTACGTCGAGCCGACGCTCTTCGGCGATGTCGACAACTCGATGCGGATCGCCCGGGAGGAGATCTTCGGGCCCGTGATCTGCCTCCTCCCCTACGGTGACGAGGACGAGGCCCTGAAGATCGCGAACGACTCCGACTACGGGCTGTCCGGCAGCGTCTGGACGGCGGACGTCGAGCATGGCATCGAGGTCGCGCGACAGGTCCGTACGGGCACGTACAACGTGAACACCTTCAGCCTCGACATGCTGGGCCCGTTCGGCGGCTACAAGAACAGCGGCCTGGGCCGGGAGTTCGGGCCGGAGGGCTACGGCGAGTACCTCGAACACAAGATGATCCATCTCCCGGCGGGCTGGGAGGCGTAG
- a CDS encoding glycosyltransferase family 4 protein, which produces MTAEASQAGSEEDPAADGGRPLRIALLTYKGNPFCGGQGVYVRHLSRELARLGHRVEVIGAQPYPVLDEGYDGLSLTELPSLDLYRHPDPFRTPKLGEYRDWIDALEVATMWTGGFPEPLTFSLRARRHLRARRGEFDVVHDNQTLGYGLLGDVGAPLVTTIHHPITVDRRLELDAAEGWQQRWSKRRWYGFTRMQKRVARRLPSVLTVSGTSRQEIIDDLGVRADRIHVVHIGADTDLFSPNPAVRQVPGRIVTTSSADVPLKGLVFLVEALAKVRTEHPDAHLVVVGKRPAEGPVAQAVERYGLEGAVEFVKGISDAELVDLVRTAQVACVPSLYEGFSLPAAEAMATGTPLLATTGGAIPEVAGRDGETCLAVPPGDSGALASGLNRLLGDPELRARLGRAGRERVLKHFTWARAAEGTVSRYREAMTGPAPRIPGRSAASKAATTASATETGVYPESRATC; this is translated from the coding sequence GTGACCGCTGAGGCCAGTCAGGCGGGGTCCGAGGAGGATCCGGCAGCCGACGGCGGGCGACCGCTCCGTATCGCGCTCCTCACCTACAAAGGGAACCCGTTCTGCGGCGGCCAGGGCGTCTACGTACGACACCTCTCCCGCGAACTCGCCCGCCTCGGTCACCGCGTCGAGGTCATCGGCGCCCAGCCGTACCCGGTCCTGGACGAGGGTTACGACGGCCTGAGCCTCACGGAACTCCCCAGCCTCGACCTCTACCGCCACCCGGACCCCTTCCGGACCCCCAAGCTCGGCGAGTACCGCGACTGGATCGACGCGCTCGAGGTCGCGACGATGTGGACCGGCGGCTTCCCCGAACCCCTCACCTTCTCCCTCCGCGCCCGGCGTCATCTCCGCGCCCGGCGCGGCGAGTTCGACGTCGTCCACGACAACCAGACCCTGGGCTACGGCCTGTTGGGCGACGTGGGCGCGCCCCTCGTCACCACCATCCACCACCCGATCACCGTGGACCGCCGCTTGGAGCTGGACGCGGCCGAGGGCTGGCAGCAGCGGTGGTCCAAGCGCCGCTGGTACGGCTTCACCCGCATGCAGAAACGCGTCGCGCGCCGCCTGCCGTCCGTGCTCACCGTCTCCGGTACGTCCCGCCAGGAGATCATCGACGATCTCGGCGTCCGCGCCGACCGCATCCACGTCGTCCACATCGGCGCCGACACCGACCTGTTCTCGCCGAATCCCGCGGTACGGCAGGTGCCGGGGCGGATCGTGACGACGTCGAGTGCGGACGTTCCGTTGAAGGGCCTGGTGTTCCTGGTCGAGGCGCTGGCGAAGGTCCGTACGGAACACCCCGATGCGCACCTCGTCGTCGTGGGCAAGCGCCCCGCGGAGGGGCCGGTCGCCCAGGCCGTGGAGCGGTACGGCCTCGAAGGCGCCGTCGAGTTCGTCAAGGGCATCTCCGACGCCGAACTCGTCGACCTGGTCCGCACCGCCCAGGTCGCCTGCGTGCCGTCCCTCTACGAGGGCTTCTCCCTCCCCGCCGCCGAGGCGATGGCCACGGGGACGCCGCTGCTCGCCACGACCGGCGGCGCGATCCCGGAGGTTGCCGGACGCGACGGGGAGACGTGCCTCGCGGTGCCGCCGGGCGACTCGGGCGCGCTGGCCTCCGGCCTGAACCGGCTGCTCGGTGACCCGGAGTTGAGAGCACGGCTGGGTCGCGCCGGCCGTGAGCGAGTGCTGAAGCACTTCACCTGGGCGCGAGCCGCCGAGGGCACGGTGTCCCGCTACCGCGAGGCGATGACTGGCCCCGCGCCCCGGATTCCCGGCCGCTCCGCGGCCTCGAAGGCTGCCACCACAGCCTCGGCAACTGAGACAGGCGTCTATCCCGAAAGCAGGGCCACGTGCTGA